The following are from one region of the Pseudorasbora parva isolate DD20220531a chromosome 12, ASM2467924v1, whole genome shotgun sequence genome:
- the c1qtnf6b gene encoding complement C1q tumor necrosis factor-related protein 1, with translation MLAMLLLLLLPHVASIPSPSRPTPRYCRRCCDHLDPPLNPAANQMPEIRTIINMTILKGDKGERGERGTPGKAGADGPSGPRGVMGPKGTKGDLGAPGDPCKIQHSSFSVGRRKALHSADYYQAMIFDTVFVNLGEHFNMFKGKFYCFVPGVYFFNVNIHTWNFKETYLHLMLNERQQVILYAQPSERSIMQSQSVLLQLELNDEVWVRLYKRERDNAIYSDDVDVYITFNGHLVAPKV, from the exons ATGTTGGCCATGCTTCTGCTTCTGCTTCTGCCCCATGTGGCGTCCATTCCCTCGCCCTCCAGGCCGACGCCCAGGTACTGCCGCAGGTGCTGCGATCACTTAGACCCGCCCCTCAACCCCGCAGCCAATCAGATGCCGGAGATCCGCACCATCATTAACATGACCATTCTTAAAG GTGATAAAGGAGAGCGTGGTGAAAGAGGGACGCCAGGTAAAGCCGGAGCTGACGGCCCTTCAGGACCCAGAGGTGTGATGGGGCCCAAAGGCACTAAAGGAGATTTGGGGGCCCCTGGGGACCCCTGCAAAATCCAGCATTCGTCCTTCTCCGTGGGCCGCCGGAAAGCTCTGCACAGCGCCGATTACTACCAGGCCATGATCTTCGACACTGTGTTCGTGAACCTGGGCGAACACTTCAACATGTTCAAAGGGAAGTTCTACTGCTTCGTCCCTGGAGTCTACTTCTTCAACGTCAACATTCACACCTGGAACTTCAAGGAGACGTACCTGCACCTGATGCTGAATGAGCGGCAGCAGGTGATCCTGTACGCTCAGCCCAGCGAGCGCTCCATCATGCAGAGCCAGAGCGTCCTGCTTCAGCTGGAGCTCAATGATGAGGTGTGGGTTCGGCTCTACAAGCGCGAGCGGGACAACGCCATTTACAGCGACGACGTGGACGTCTACATCACCTTTAACGGACACCTGGTGGCTCCCAAAGTCTGA